The nucleotide sequence TCGGCCTTGCCTTTCTTCAGCGTCTTTTGCTCCCACCGTTCGTAGGCCTGTTCCCAATTCATCGCCATCTCCGCGACATCCGCAGGTACGGACTCCGGCAGGCTCTGCTGCCATGTCACCACCAGACTGAACGTAGCATATGCGACCGAGTTGAGATCGGTGCAGCCACGACCTCCAACGCTCACTCCTGAGGCCGTACATCGATGCTTACCCAAGCGTGAGCGAGCAAGATCCAATGGTTTTTCAGGGAAATCGGATCGCCGCTTGACAGTGGTTCTTGCATCATTTAGCTCACGGCTCATGGGAATACGCGAAATCCGTGAACTAGGACGAGGCTCGTTTGGACGAGTATACCTCGCACATGACGACGAACTCGGTATGGAGGTTGCAATCAAGGAACTGCATGAACCCAACATGGAGTTGGAGCGGTTTCGGCGGGAGGCAGCAATACTCGCGGAGCAGAGCCACAACCCCTATATCGTCGATATCTACCGATACGATCTCGACGCACCGAAACCATACCTGGTCCTCGGAGTATTGCGCCGGTGGGTCACTGCGCAAATGGATCGGCAAGGCCACATGGCAACAAGCTGCGATGGTGCTCATGCAT is from Polyangiaceae bacterium and encodes:
- a CDS encoding protein kinase — protein: MGIREIRELGRGSFGRVYLAHDDELGMEVAIKELHEPNMELERFRREAAILAEQSHNPYIVDIYRYDLDAPKPYLVLGVLRRWVTAQMDRQGHMATSCDGAHACSKRPCGNPQRRRVPSRYQT